The following proteins come from a genomic window of Pseudomonas putida:
- a CDS encoding ABC transporter permease, giving the protein MSVELRTNWVALNTIVYREVRRFLRIWPQTLLPPAITMVLYFVIFGNLIGRQIGDMGGFTYMEYIVPGLIMMSVITNSYGNVVSSFFGSKFQRSIEELMVSPVSPHIILVGYVLGGVLRGLAVGVIVTILSLFFTHLQVHHLGVTVVVVLLTATIFSLLGFVNAVFARNFDDISIIPTFVLTPLTYLGGVFYSINLLPPFWQTVSLANPVLHMVNSFRYGILGVSDISIGTAITFMLVATAVLYALCVRLLVSGRGMRA; this is encoded by the coding sequence ATGAGTGTGGAACTGCGCACCAACTGGGTCGCCCTGAACACCATCGTCTACCGCGAAGTGCGGCGCTTCCTGCGTATCTGGCCGCAGACCTTGCTGCCGCCGGCCATCACCATGGTCCTGTACTTCGTCATCTTCGGTAACCTGATCGGCCGGCAGATCGGCGACATGGGCGGCTTCACCTACATGGAGTACATCGTCCCCGGGCTGATCATGATGTCGGTGATCACCAACTCTTACGGCAACGTGGTGTCGAGCTTTTTCGGCAGCAAGTTCCAACGCTCGATCGAAGAGTTGATGGTATCGCCGGTATCGCCGCACATCATTCTGGTCGGCTACGTGCTGGGCGGGGTGCTGCGAGGCCTGGCGGTGGGAGTGATCGTGACCATCCTGTCGCTGTTCTTCACTCACCTGCAGGTCCATCACCTGGGCGTGACGGTGGTCGTGGTGCTGCTGACGGCGACCATTTTTTCGCTGCTGGGCTTCGTCAACGCCGTGTTCGCTCGCAACTTTGACGATATCTCGATCATCCCGACGTTCGTGCTGACGCCGCTGACCTATCTGGGCGGGGTGTTCTATTCGATCAACCTGCTGCCGCCGTTCTGGCAGACCGTGTCGCTGGCCAACCCGGTGCTGCACATGGTCAACTCGTTCCGCTACGGCATCCTAGGGGTGTCGGATATCAGCATTGGAACGGCGATCACTTTCATGCTGGTCGCCACCGCAGTGCTCTACGCGCTGTGCGTCCGCCTGCTGGTCAGTGGCCGCGGCATGCGCGCCTGA
- a CDS encoding DUF2062 domain-containing protein, with the protein MPRRLFKRYMPDPTSIREHKSLRFFGKLLHDPNLWHLNRHSVARAMGVGLFAALIPVPMQMLLAAALAIPVRGNLPIAVSLVWLTNPLTMPPVFFVTYMTGAWLLGTPPRSLPEDLTFEWITDQLATLWQPFLLGSVVCGVVLGIVAWFTTLLYWRWWIGRQWRRRKHRASGAHAAATDQQADAQRVEHCGGDQHESDRRSNADIRHP; encoded by the coding sequence ATGCCGCGCCGCCTTTTCAAACGCTACATGCCGGACCCGACCAGCATTCGGGAACACAAGTCCTTACGCTTTTTCGGCAAGTTGCTGCACGACCCGAATCTTTGGCACCTGAACCGCCACTCGGTGGCGCGGGCCATGGGCGTGGGCCTGTTCGCGGCGTTGATTCCCGTCCCCATGCAGATGCTGCTGGCGGCAGCGCTGGCGATCCCGGTGCGTGGCAACCTGCCGATCGCCGTCAGCCTGGTATGGCTGACCAACCCGCTGACCATGCCGCCCGTGTTCTTCGTCACCTACATGACCGGCGCCTGGTTGCTAGGCACGCCGCCGCGCAGCTTGCCCGAAGACCTCACCTTCGAATGGATCACCGACCAGCTGGCAACGCTATGGCAGCCGTTCCTGCTGGGCTCGGTAGTGTGCGGTGTGGTGCTGGGCATCGTCGCCTGGTTCACCACCCTTTTGTACTGGCGCTGGTGGATTGGCCGGCAATGGCGCCGGCGCAAGCACAGGGCCTCAGGCGCGCATGCCGCGGCCACTGACCAGCAGGCGGACGCACAGCGCGTAGAGCACTGCGGTGGCGACCAGCATGAAAGTGATCGCCGTTCCAATGCTGATATCCGACACCCCTAG
- a CDS encoding DNA internalization-related competence protein ComEC/Rec2: MRTGMFALALGLLCLGVLPELPSVGWLWLLLCGGLFCLCTRLWPLGCCVLGMCWACWSAQQALDDRLAPSLDGRTLWLEGRVVGLPTNTLSGVRFELEQPRSRRAALPKRLQLHWFDGPPVRAGERWRLAATLQRPAGLLNPHGPDREAQLLAKRIGATGTVKAGHVLDTGQPGWRDALRQRLLSVAAHGREAALVALVLGDGAGLAREDWQALQATGTVHLLVISGQHIGLVAGLLYALVAGLARWGLWPQALPWLPCACGLALGAALAYGWLAGAGVPVQRACLMLAVVLLWRLRFRHLGALFPLLLALIGVLVAEPLAPLLPGFWLSFAAVATLVYCFSSRLGRWRPWQGWTRAQWVIAIGLLPVLIATGLPVSLSAPLANLLAVPWISLAVLPLALLGTLLLPLAGVGEGLLWLAGGLLDVLFRLLAWVAHWRPAWLPPALPVWAWLMVCLGALLVLLPSGVPLRSLGGAMLLALWVPREAVPQGQVEVWQLDVGQGLAVLLRTQNHSLLYDAGPARGDSDLGERVVLPTLHKLGVKRLDIMLISHAHADHAGGAPAVYRGLPVVRVLGGEVLEDLALQPCASDEQWEWDGVRFSLWHWAQGQSSNDRSCVLLVEAQGERLLLAGDMEAGAERAWLAAHATPRIDWLQSPHHGSRSSSTEAFIRATAPRGVLISRGRNNGFGHPHVQVIERYRRHGVAIHDTAVEGALRLVLGNHGEVEGVRGQKRFWRGSVP; encoded by the coding sequence ATGCGCACAGGGATGTTTGCGCTGGCGCTCGGGCTGTTGTGCCTGGGTGTCCTTCCTGAATTGCCATCGGTCGGGTGGCTGTGGCTGCTGCTCTGCGGGGGGCTGTTTTGCCTGTGCACACGCCTGTGGCCGCTGGGCTGCTGCGTGCTGGGTATGTGCTGGGCTTGCTGGTCGGCGCAGCAGGCACTGGATGATCGCCTGGCCCCAAGCCTGGATGGCCGCACGCTGTGGCTGGAGGGCAGGGTGGTCGGCTTGCCGACCAACACGCTGAGTGGTGTGCGCTTTGAGCTGGAACAGCCTCGCTCGCGCCGCGCTGCGTTGCCCAAGCGCCTGCAATTGCATTGGTTCGATGGCCCGCCGGTGCGTGCTGGCGAGCGCTGGCGCCTGGCTGCTACCTTGCAGCGCCCGGCCGGGCTGCTCAACCCTCATGGTCCGGACCGGGAGGCACAGTTGTTGGCCAAGCGCATCGGCGCCACTGGCACGGTCAAGGCCGGCCATGTGCTGGATACCGGGCAGCCGGGGTGGCGTGACGCACTGCGCCAGCGCTTGTTGAGCGTCGCCGCGCATGGCCGGGAAGCGGCCCTTGTCGCATTGGTGCTCGGCGATGGCGCCGGCCTGGCCCGTGAGGACTGGCAAGCGCTGCAGGCCACGGGCACGGTACACCTGTTGGTGATCTCGGGGCAGCACATCGGCCTGGTCGCCGGCCTGCTTTACGCCTTGGTCGCGGGCCTGGCGCGCTGGGGCCTGTGGCCTCAGGCTCTACCTTGGTTGCCGTGTGCGTGTGGCCTGGCACTGGGTGCGGCGCTGGCCTATGGCTGGCTGGCCGGTGCGGGGGTGCCGGTGCAGCGCGCCTGCCTGATGCTGGCGGTGGTTCTGCTCTGGCGCCTGCGCTTTCGCCATCTTGGGGCGCTGTTTCCTTTGCTGCTGGCACTTATCGGGGTGCTGGTCGCCGAGCCCCTGGCGCCGCTGCTGCCAGGGTTCTGGCTGTCGTTTGCGGCGGTGGCGACCCTGGTCTACTGCTTCAGTTCACGTCTGGGCCGATGGCGGCCCTGGCAAGGGTGGACCCGCGCCCAGTGGGTGATCGCCATCGGCCTGCTGCCGGTACTGATTGCGACCGGTCTGCCGGTCAGTCTGAGTGCGCCACTGGCCAACTTGCTGGCAGTGCCGTGGATCAGCCTCGCGGTATTGCCCTTGGCGCTGCTTGGAACGTTGCTGCTGCCGTTGGCAGGGGTAGGTGAAGGTCTGTTGTGGTTGGCGGGCGGGCTGCTGGATGTCTTGTTCCGGTTGCTGGCTTGGGTAGCGCATTGGCGCCCGGCATGGCTACCGCCTGCTTTGCCGGTCTGGGCCTGGCTGATGGTCTGCCTGGGCGCGTTGCTGGTGCTGCTGCCGTCCGGTGTACCTCTACGCAGCCTGGGCGGGGCCATGCTGCTGGCATTGTGGGTGCCCAGGGAGGCTGTGCCGCAGGGGCAGGTGGAGGTCTGGCAGTTGGATGTCGGGCAGGGCTTGGCGGTATTGCTGCGCACGCAAAATCACAGTCTGCTTTACGACGCCGGCCCGGCGCGGGGTGATAGTGATCTGGGTGAGCGGGTGGTGTTGCCGACCCTGCACAAGTTGGGCGTAAAGCGCTTGGACATCATGCTTATCAGTCATGCCCATGCCGACCATGCGGGTGGCGCGCCGGCCGTCTACCGTGGGTTGCCGGTGGTCCGTGTGCTGGGCGGCGAAGTGTTGGAGGACCTTGCACTGCAGCCTTGTGCCAGTGATGAGCAGTGGGAATGGGATGGCGTGCGCTTTTCGCTGTGGCATTGGGCCCAGGGGCAGAGCAGCAACGATCGCTCTTGCGTGCTGCTGGTCGAGGCACAGGGGGAGCGGCTGCTATTGGCAGGCGATATGGAGGCGGGGGCCGAGCGCGCATGGTTGGCGGCCCACGCGACGCCTCGTATCGATTGGCTGCAGTCACCGCACCATGGCAGCCGTAGTTCCTCGACCGAGGCATTCATCCGCGCCACGGCGCCGCGCGGCGTGCTGATTTCGCGGGGGCGTAACAACGGTTTTGGGCATCCGCATGTGCAGGTGATCGAGCGGTATCGGCGGCATGGGGTGGCCATTCACGATACGGCGGTAGAGGGGGCGTTGCGGTTGGTGCTGGGCAACCATGGCGAGGTGGAGGGGGTGCGGGGGCAGAAACGCTTTTGGCGGGGCAGTGTGCCGTGA
- a CDS encoding MotA/TolQ/ExbB proton channel family protein: MWELVKSGGWMMLPIILSSIAAMAIVAERLWTLRASRVTPPHLLGQVWMWIKDKQLTSDKLKALRADSPLGEILAAGLANSRHGREIMKECIEESASRVIHELERYISTLGTIAAMAPLLGLLGTVLGMIDIFSAFMGSQMTANAAVLASGISKALVTTAAGLMVGIPAVFFHRFLLRRIDELVVGMEQEAIKLVEVIQGDREVEVAGGKA; this comes from the coding sequence GTGTGGGAATTGGTCAAGTCCGGTGGTTGGATGATGCTGCCAATCATTCTGAGCTCCATCGCTGCCATGGCTATCGTCGCCGAGCGCCTGTGGACCCTGCGCGCCAGCCGCGTTACCCCGCCGCACCTGCTGGGCCAGGTGTGGATGTGGATCAAGGACAAGCAGCTCACCAGTGACAAGCTCAAGGCTCTGCGCGCCGATTCGCCCCTGGGTGAGATTCTGGCTGCGGGCCTGGCCAACTCGCGCCATGGCCGTGAAATCATGAAAGAGTGCATCGAGGAGTCTGCCTCGCGGGTCATCCATGAACTGGAACGCTATATCAGCACCCTCGGTACCATCGCTGCGATGGCCCCGCTGCTCGGGCTGCTGGGTACTGTGCTGGGCATGATCGATATCTTCAGCGCCTTCATGGGGTCGCAGATGACCGCCAATGCCGCAGTGCTGGCCAGTGGTATCTCCAAGGCTCTTGTCACTACGGCGGCCGGCCTGATGGTCGGCATCCCGGCGGTGTTCTTCCACCGCTTCCTGCTGCGGCGCATCGACGAACTGGTGGTGGGCATGGAGCAAGAGGCGATCAAGCTGGTGGAGGTCATCCAAGGCGACCGCGAAGTCGAAGTGGCCGGAGGCAAGGCGTGA
- a CDS encoding ExbD/TolR family protein, translated as MKFRRNRQRENVDINLASLIDVVFVLLLFFVVTTTFTRETQLRVELPEAVSAEQPVADPEKLVEVTISADGVYSVNNHLLPKSDLATLTEAIQRESGGDNTLPLAISADGKTPHQAVITAMDAAGKLGFSQLRMTTVEAAQGTP; from the coding sequence GTGAAGTTCCGGCGCAATCGCCAGCGGGAGAACGTCGACATCAACCTGGCGTCGTTGATCGACGTGGTGTTTGTCCTGCTGCTGTTCTTCGTGGTCACCACCACCTTTACCCGTGAGACCCAGCTGCGTGTGGAGCTGCCCGAGGCCGTCAGTGCCGAACAGCCTGTCGCAGACCCGGAAAAGCTGGTGGAAGTCACTATCAGTGCAGATGGCGTGTATTCGGTGAACAATCACCTGTTGCCCAAGAGCGACCTGGCCACCCTGACCGAGGCGATCCAGCGCGAATCGGGCGGTGACAACACGCTGCCGCTGGCCATCAGTGCTGATGGCAAGACCCCGCACCAGGCCGTGATCACTGCGATGGATGCCGCCGGCAAGCTCGGTTTCAGCCAACTGCGCATGACCACCGTCGAGGCCGCCCAGGGGACACCTTGA
- the lpxK gene encoding tetraacyldisaccharide 4'-kinase: MALADRLLAAWYAGHPALALLRPLEALYRRVVTRKRARFLSGESASYRAPVPVIVVGNITIGGTGKTPMILWLIEHCRRQGLKVGVVSRGYGAEPPRLPWRVEAIQSAEQAGDEPLLIVQRTGVPLMIDPDRSRAVQALLASEPLDLILCDDGMQHYRLARDLELVLIDAARGLGNGRCLPAGPLREPAERLQEVDAVLFNGASADRPEGFAFHLQPSALVNLRTGERRALDFFPAGQRLHAVAGIGNPQRFFNTLLGLNWQPVPHPFADHAQFSAQSLAFSPSLPLVMTEKDAVKCRAFAADDWWYLAVEALPTPAFCGWFDSQLQRLLPGHRTP, from the coding sequence ATGGCGCTCGCCGACCGTCTGCTAGCCGCCTGGTACGCCGGGCATCCGGCCCTTGCCCTGCTGCGCCCGCTCGAGGCGCTTTACCGGCGCGTGGTGACGCGTAAGCGCGCGCGTTTTCTCAGTGGCGAAAGCGCCAGCTACCGCGCCCCGGTACCGGTCATCGTGGTGGGCAACATCACCATTGGTGGCACCGGCAAGACGCCTATGATCCTCTGGTTGATCGAGCATTGCCGGCGCCAGGGGCTGAAGGTGGGGGTGGTCAGCCGCGGCTACGGTGCAGAACCGCCTCGGTTGCCCTGGCGTGTCGAAGCCATCCAGAGTGCCGAGCAGGCCGGCGATGAACCTTTGCTGATCGTTCAGCGTACGGGCGTGCCGCTGATGATCGACCCCGACCGCTCCCGCGCCGTGCAGGCATTGCTGGCCAGCGAGCCGTTGGACCTGATCCTGTGTGACGACGGTATGCAACACTACCGCCTGGCACGCGACCTGGAACTGGTGCTGATCGACGCTGCGCGTGGCCTGGGCAATGGCCGCTGCTTGCCGGCCGGGCCCCTGCGCGAGCCTGCCGAGCGCCTGCAAGAGGTTGATGCAGTGCTGTTCAACGGCGCCAGTGCCGACCGCCCGGAGGGTTTCGCCTTTCATCTGCAACCCAGTGCGCTGGTCAACCTGCGCACTGGCGAGCGCCGTGCGCTCGACTTCTTCCCTGCGGGCCAGCGCCTGCATGCGGTGGCCGGTATCGGCAACCCGCAACGTTTCTTCAATACCCTGCTGGGGCTAAACTGGCAGCCGGTGCCGCATCCGTTCGCCGACCACGCCCAGTTCAGCGCTCAAAGCCTGGCTTTCAGCCCGTCGCTGCCGTTGGTGATGACCGAGAAGGATGCGGTGAAGTGCCGGGCCTTCGCTGCCGATGACTGGTGGTACCTGGCCGTGGAGGCCCTGCCTACGCCGGCCTTCTGCGGCTGGTTCGACAGCCAGCTGCAACGCTTGCTGCCTGGGCATCGAACGCCCTGA
- a CDS encoding Trm112 family protein — translation MDTKLLDILACPITKGPLKLSADKTELISKGAGLAYPIRDGIPVMLESEARTLTDDERLDK, via the coding sequence ATGGACACCAAACTGCTCGATATCCTGGCCTGCCCGATCACCAAGGGCCCGCTCAAGCTCAGCGCTGACAAGACCGAGCTGATCAGCAAGGGCGCCGGCCTGGCCTACCCGATTCGCGATGGCATCCCGGTGATGCTGGAAAGCGAGGCGCGTACCCTGACCGACGACGAGCGTCTGGACAAATGA
- the kdsB gene encoding 3-deoxy-manno-octulosonate cytidylyltransferase: protein MSLDFTVVIPARLRSTRLPGKPLLLIAGKPMVQHVWEQARKSGAGRVVIATDDASIVEACQAFGAEVLMTRADHESGTDRLAEVAAQLGLPADAIVVNVQGDEPLIPPVIIDQVAANLAAHPEAGIATLAEPIHDPETVFNPNAVKVVSDKNGLALSFSRAPLPWARDAFAKDRNQLPQGVPYRRHIGMYAYRVGFLQDFVSWGPCWLEQTEALEQLRALWHGVRIHVADAIEAPAVGVDTAQDLERVRRLLEA, encoded by the coding sequence ATGAGCCTTGACTTCACCGTGGTCATTCCCGCCCGTCTGCGCTCGACGCGTCTGCCGGGTAAGCCGTTGCTGCTGATCGCCGGCAAACCGATGGTTCAGCATGTGTGGGAGCAGGCGCGCAAGAGCGGTGCCGGCCGTGTGGTCATCGCCACCGATGACGCCAGTATCGTCGAGGCCTGTCAGGCCTTTGGTGCTGAAGTACTGATGACCCGCGCCGACCATGAGTCGGGTACCGACCGCCTGGCTGAAGTGGCCGCGCAGCTTGGCCTGCCTGCCGACGCCATCGTGGTCAACGTCCAGGGTGATGAGCCGCTTATTCCGCCGGTGATCATCGATCAGGTCGCAGCCAACCTGGCGGCGCATCCGGAGGCAGGTATTGCGACCCTGGCCGAGCCGATCCATGACCCCGAAACCGTGTTCAACCCCAATGCGGTCAAGGTGGTCAGCGACAAGAACGGGCTGGCCTTGAGCTTCAGCCGTGCGCCGCTGCCGTGGGCGCGTGATGCCTTCGCCAAGGACCGCAATCAACTACCGCAGGGCGTGCCCTACCGCCGCCATATCGGCATGTACGCCTACCGCGTTGGTTTCCTTCAGGATTTCGTCAGCTGGGGCCCGTGCTGGCTCGAGCAGACCGAGGCGCTTGAACAGCTGCGTGCGCTGTGGCATGGCGTGCGTATCCACGTGGCGGATGCCATCGAGGCGCCAGCAGTGGGTGTCGATACTGCACAAGACCTCGAGCGCGTTCGGCGCTTGCTGGAGGCCTGA
- a CDS encoding low molecular weight protein-tyrosine-phosphatase: MRVLFVCLGNICRSPTAEGVLRHQLQAAGLAGQVHVASAGTGDWHVGKGPDNRTCKAALARGYDLSQQRAQQVKAEHFAEYDLILAMDKSNLGHLRAMRPHNAIGELDLFLRRYEAAVDEVPDPYYGGAEGFEQVLDLIEAACRELVVEIKGRL; encoded by the coding sequence ATGCGCGTCCTGTTCGTTTGCCTGGGCAATATCTGCCGGTCGCCCACTGCCGAAGGCGTGCTGCGCCATCAGTTGCAGGCCGCTGGTTTGGCTGGGCAGGTTCACGTGGCGTCAGCCGGTACCGGTGACTGGCACGTGGGCAAGGGGCCTGACAACCGTACCTGCAAGGCCGCGCTGGCGCGGGGGTACGACCTGTCGCAACAGCGTGCCCAGCAGGTCAAGGCTGAGCACTTTGCCGAGTACGACCTGATTCTGGCCATGGATAAAAGCAACCTGGGCCACCTGCGCGCCATGCGTCCGCACAATGCGATTGGCGAGCTGGACTTGTTCCTGCGCCGCTATGAGGCGGCTGTGGATGAAGTGCCGGACCCTTACTATGGCGGCGCAGAGGGCTTCGAGCAGGTGCTGGACCTGATCGAGGCGGCTTGCCGTGAGCTGGTTGTCGAAATCAAGGGGCGGTTATGA
- the murB gene encoding UDP-N-acetylmuramate dehydrogenase has protein sequence MTAHWQEQVSLKPYNTFGIDVKARHFVQVHTDDEVREALAQARQRGLAVMVIGGGSNVLLTRDVDALVLHMASRGRHVLDDEAGRVLVEAEAGEPWHPFVQWSLQQGLCGLENLSLIPGTVGAAPMQNVGAYGVEIKDVFAGLTALDRQTGELRDFGLEECAFGYRDSLFKRNPGRWLILRVRFALSHRLQAHLDYGPVRQRLAEQGVQEPTAQAISDAICSIRREKLPDPAELGNAGSFFKNPVVAVEQVARIRAEYPGVVGYPQADGQVKLAAGWLIEQAGWKGYRDGDAGVHRLQSLVLVNYGQASGAQLHDLAQRIQADILARFGVELEMEPNLY, from the coding sequence ATGACGGCGCACTGGCAGGAGCAGGTTTCGCTCAAGCCTTACAACACCTTCGGTATCGATGTGAAAGCCCGGCACTTCGTTCAGGTACATACCGATGACGAGGTGCGCGAGGCCTTGGCACAGGCGCGCCAGCGTGGGCTTGCGGTGATGGTTATCGGTGGTGGCAGCAACGTGCTGCTGACCCGTGATGTCGACGCGCTGGTACTGCACATGGCCAGCCGTGGCCGTCACGTCCTTGACGATGAAGCGGGGCGGGTACTGGTGGAGGCCGAGGCGGGTGAGCCCTGGCATCCCTTCGTGCAATGGTCGTTGCAGCAAGGCCTTTGTGGCCTTGAGAACCTCAGCCTTATCCCGGGGACGGTAGGGGCTGCGCCGATGCAGAATGTGGGTGCCTATGGGGTGGAGATCAAGGATGTGTTTGCCGGGTTGACGGCACTGGACCGGCAGACGGGTGAGCTGCGTGACTTCGGGCTTGAGGAATGTGCCTTTGGTTACCGCGACAGCCTGTTCAAGCGTAACCCTGGGCGTTGGTTGATCCTGCGGGTGCGTTTTGCCCTGAGCCATCGTCTGCAGGCCCATCTGGATTACGGCCCGGTGCGTCAGCGTCTGGCCGAGCAGGGCGTGCAGGAGCCGACGGCGCAGGCGATCAGCGACGCTATTTGCAGCATTCGCCGCGAGAAGCTGCCCGATCCGGCGGAGTTGGGTAATGCCGGCAGCTTTTTCAAGAACCCTGTCGTTGCCGTTGAACAGGTGGCGCGGATCCGCGCCGAGTATCCAGGTGTGGTGGGTTATCCCCAGGCTGACGGGCAGGTGAAGCTGGCGGCCGGCTGGTTGATCGAGCAGGCCGGCTGGAAGGGTTATCGGGATGGCGATGCCGGCGTGCACCGCTTGCAGTCGCTGGTGCTGGTCAATTATGGCCAGGCGAGCGGGGCGCAGTTGCATGACCTGGCGCAGCGCATTCAGGCGGATATCCTGGCGCGCTTCGGGGTTGAGCTGGAGATGGAACCCAACCTGTACTGA